The proteins below are encoded in one region of Paenibacillus sp. YYML68:
- a CDS encoding response regulator, whose product MDVGEARIKVLIVEDDEDWRIGLRSYLRKESDLTVIGTAASGTEALELLERMEPDVVLLDIMMSDSPEGLWAAAEIVKCSGARVIMLSSMEEKEFIFEAFKAGAVDYMVKSDFADIPNAIRSAYANRSAIHPSVAQQMRDEFRRLKQLEQEMRVKELRSLLTPTELQVLSLIEQGYTQTQIADTLVVSIRTIKVHVGSILKKLGGKSSKEAAQKAKDIGII is encoded by the coding sequence ATGGACGTGGGTGAGGCTCGTATTAAAGTGTTAATCGTCGAAGACGATGAGGACTGGCGAATCGGACTTCGCAGCTATTTACGTAAAGAATCGGATCTGACCGTCATCGGGACAGCCGCCAGCGGTACGGAAGCGCTGGAGCTGTTGGAGCGAATGGAGCCAGACGTCGTCCTGCTCGACATTATGATGTCGGACAGTCCCGAAGGGCTGTGGGCGGCCGCTGAGATCGTCAAGTGCAGCGGGGCACGCGTCATCATGCTCTCCTCGATGGAGGAGAAGGAATTCATCTTCGAGGCGTTCAAGGCGGGCGCCGTCGATTATATGGTGAAGTCCGACTTCGCGGACATCCCGAACGCGATTCGCAGTGCGTATGCGAACCGAAGTGCGATTCATCCGAGCGTGGCGCAGCAGATGCGCGACGAGTTCCGCCGCTTGAAGCAGCTTGAACAGGAGATGCGCGTGAAGGAGCTGCGAAGTCTGTTGACGCCGACAGAGCTTCAGGTGTTAAGCTTGATCGAGCAAGGGTATACACAGACACAGATCGCCGATACGCTGGTCGTCTCGATTCGTACGATCAAGGTGCATGTCGGCAGCATTCTGAAGAAGCTCGGCGGCAAGAGCAGTAAGGAAGCGGCGCAGAAGGCAAAGGATATAGGCATTATATAG
- a CDS encoding thioredoxin family protein: MPIIEWTEAELQSWCGDADVAKPLTQQTASSPVRYALLVSPLCGTCQAGLRMLEVIQTMQPQLPIGQVNVNVCRELPYVWKVESVPCLVELRRGHSMPIRRRYKLEGITSLYAWLQSAAGASIQS, translated from the coding sequence ATGCCGATCATCGAGTGGACCGAGGCGGAGCTGCAGAGCTGGTGCGGGGACGCCGACGTGGCAAAGCCCCTCACACAGCAGACGGCTAGCTCACCTGTGCGCTATGCCTTGCTCGTATCGCCTCTGTGCGGGACGTGTCAGGCCGGATTGCGGATGCTCGAGGTGATCCAGACGATGCAGCCGCAGCTTCCGATTGGTCAAGTCAACGTGAACGTCTGCCGCGAGCTGCCGTACGTCTGGAAGGTGGAGAGCGTTCCCTGTCTTGTGGAGCTGCGCCGCGGGCATTCGATGCCGATTCGCAGACGCTACAAGCTTGAAGGAATAACGTCGCTGTATGCCTGGCTTCAGTCGGCTGCCGGCGCATCGATTCAATCATAA
- the kapB gene encoding sporulation phosphorelay system protein KapB, whose amino-acid sequence MSIHPIQPGQLVRASYKTGDYIGEVVEISPSGKAAVQIRAVVKHPEQGDLHNPMDPDVPFFHERRALAHREIALMPMHTVSPYQGEVPEYKQSLDDALQREIDRLDRLRRWAERGLTELEKLRNDYNK is encoded by the coding sequence ATGTCGATACATCCGATTCAACCCGGACAGCTCGTAAGAGCATCCTACAAGACGGGCGACTATATTGGCGAAGTAGTCGAAATATCACCGAGCGGCAAAGCAGCCGTGCAAATCAGAGCAGTCGTCAAGCATCCAGAGCAGGGCGACCTGCACAACCCGATGGACCCGGATGTGCCGTTCTTCCACGAGCGCCGCGCGCTCGCGCACCGCGAGATCGCGCTCATGCCGATGCATACGGTCAGTCCGTATCAAGGGGAAGTGCCTGAGTATAAGCAGTCGCTGGATGATGCCCTGCAACGCGAGATCGACCGGCTCGACCGGCTGCGTCGGTGGGCGGAGCGAGGGCTTACTGAGCTTGAGAAGCTGAGAAACGATTACAACAAGTAG
- a CDS encoding ABC-F family ATP-binding cassette domain-containing protein, with product MNILTVEDLYKSYGEKVLFDGIDFQINEREHIGLVGVNGTGKSTLLKVMAGLETTERGRLTHANHFHVEYLPQQPEFDMERTVLDEVFRGDTPVMQALREYELALAELQLAPEDEKRQAKLFAAQGRMDATGAWDAQTTAKTVLSKLGIRDFAQRVGTLSGGQRKRVAMARVLIQPADLLILDEPTNHIDHETVEWLEGFLSSWKGALLLVTHDRYFLDRVTNRIFELDRGKLFSYEGNYAAFLEKKAERMEREAAMEDKRQNLLRHELAWLRRGAKARTTKQKARIDRVVELRDRKVDGPSAQLDMSLGASRLGKKIMELESISKSFGDKQLIDSLSYIVVPEDRIGIIGPNGTGKSTLLNMLAGRLAPDEGEVIVGPTVKLAYYTQEAVEMDEKQRAIDYIKEAAEVIRTTDGEAVTAAQMMERFLFTPTQQWTPIGRLSGGERRRLYLLRTLMGEPNVLLLDEPTNDLDIQTLTVLEEYLDDFPGVVITVSHDRYFLDRTADHLFVLEGGGAVRKFFGNYTEYMEQLKQERAEDAQQAASSKTATRIADSLSGGRSDSQSSAKPKKLSFKDQKEWDEIEDKIAAMEQRLGELKREIEQAGSNYGKVQELFREEQEITEKLEQTMERWTELSELVEAIAQNK from the coding sequence ATGAACATCTTGACGGTTGAAGATTTATACAAAAGCTACGGCGAGAAGGTGTTGTTCGATGGCATTGATTTCCAGATTAACGAGAGAGAGCACATCGGTCTTGTCGGAGTGAATGGAACCGGTAAATCAACGCTGCTGAAGGTGATGGCTGGCCTTGAGACGACAGAGCGCGGCAGGCTGACGCATGCGAACCATTTTCACGTCGAATATTTGCCGCAGCAGCCGGAATTCGACATGGAGCGTACGGTGCTCGATGAAGTGTTCCGCGGCGACACGCCTGTGATGCAGGCGTTGCGCGAGTATGAGCTTGCGCTAGCGGAGCTGCAGCTCGCGCCGGAGGACGAGAAGCGGCAGGCGAAGCTGTTCGCCGCCCAAGGCCGCATGGATGCGACGGGCGCATGGGATGCGCAGACGACGGCGAAGACGGTGCTGTCGAAGCTCGGCATCCGCGACTTCGCGCAGCGAGTTGGTACGCTGTCGGGCGGTCAGCGCAAGCGCGTCGCGATGGCGCGGGTGCTTATTCAGCCGGCGGACCTGCTCATCCTCGATGAGCCGACGAACCATATCGACCACGAGACGGTCGAGTGGCTGGAAGGCTTCCTATCCAGCTGGAAGGGTGCGCTGCTGCTCGTGACGCACGATCGTTACTTCCTTGACCGGGTGACGAACCGAATCTTCGAGCTGGACCGAGGCAAGCTGTTCAGCTATGAGGGCAACTATGCCGCTTTTCTGGAGAAAAAGGCCGAGCGTATGGAGCGCGAGGCAGCGATGGAGGACAAGCGGCAAAACCTGCTGCGCCACGAGCTCGCATGGCTCAGACGCGGCGCAAAGGCGCGCACGACGAAGCAGAAGGCGCGGATCGATCGCGTCGTTGAGCTGCGTGACCGCAAGGTTGACGGGCCGTCTGCCCAGCTGGACATGTCGCTCGGCGCGAGTCGTCTCGGTAAGAAAATTATGGAGCTGGAAAGCATCTCCAAAAGCTTCGGCGACAAGCAGCTCATCGACTCGCTCAGCTATATTGTCGTGCCCGAGGACCGCATCGGCATCATCGGCCCGAACGGCACCGGGAAGTCGACGCTCCTGAACATGCTGGCTGGAAGGCTTGCACCTGATGAGGGTGAGGTCATCGTCGGTCCGACAGTGAAGCTTGCTTATTACACGCAGGAAGCGGTCGAGATGGATGAGAAGCAGCGGGCCATCGATTATATCAAGGAGGCCGCAGAGGTCATCCGTACGACAGACGGCGAGGCCGTGACGGCCGCACAGATGATGGAGCGCTTCTTGTTCACACCTACGCAGCAATGGACGCCAATCGGCAGATTGTCCGGCGGGGAGCGGCGGCGACTCTACTTGCTCCGCACCTTGATGGGAGAGCCGAACGTGCTGCTGCTCGATGAGCCGACGAACGATCTCGACATCCAGACGCTGACGGTGCTGGAGGAATATTTGGACGATTTCCCTGGCGTCGTCATTACGGTGTCGCACGATCGCTACTTCCTCGATCGGACGGCCGATCACCTGTTCGTGCTGGAGGGCGGCGGAGCGGTGCGTAAGTTTTTCGGGAACTATACCGAGTATATGGAGCAGCTGAAGCAGGAACGTGCGGAGGACGCGCAGCAAGCCGCGTCGAGCAAGACGGCGACACGCATAGCGGACAGCCTGTCAGGTGGACGCTCCGACTCGCAGAGCAGCGCCAAGCCGAAGAAGCTGTCGTTCAAGGATCAGAAGGAATGGGACGAGATCGAGGACAAGATTGCCGCGATGGAGCAGCGGCTCGGCGAGCTGAAGCGCGAGATTGAGCAGGCGGGCAGCAACTACGGCAAGGTACAGGAGCTGTTCAGAGAAGAGCAGGAGATTACCGAGAAGCTTGAGCAGACGATGGAGCGCTGGACGGAGCTATCTGAGCTAGTAGAGGCCATCGCACAGAACAAGTAG
- a CDS encoding HAMP domain-containing sensor histidine kinase translates to MLFVLIGLWTIGLLLLLTDPRRLSTRWISSIAFTGGSGGLSAVIADDVLPYVRERGSLTEELHTTLLAAELVSSYVCYYGLPYTFLMFAIVYSPSYTHWRRGWLPWVLLTPPLASLLLVPKPGDPIPYLYVCAWVTPYIVIGIVLLIAAVLQERNSFLRRSRILVATAAAPTLLFTLFTSYLIPAFFGIYELWRYNAVLIAFTIAVILISSFRYSFMGLQISIQNQRLDYTLRAITSGTSILNHAIKNDVGKIRLFGEKMKADAEDGLLTPEELTRDVEVILKASQHIYDMIYRIQGQTQEVELRLEKVDPIQLMQECIEMMAPEQQGVTVQTHYTYNGSLLADRAHLIEVWTNVMTNALEAMPSGGMLTVAISETKRKIVVEVKDNGEGMEQQQLKRVFDPFYTTKSGRRMNFGLGLSYCYAIVQKHKGTMNIHSKRGEGTSVFMQFPKPPRDVQSTLR, encoded by the coding sequence ATGCTGTTCGTGCTTATCGGGCTCTGGACGATCGGCTTGCTACTGCTTCTCACCGACCCGAGGCGACTGTCTACACGGTGGATTAGCAGCATCGCCTTCACAGGCGGCTCAGGCGGACTGTCGGCGGTCATTGCCGACGATGTGCTCCCTTATGTGCGGGAGCGGGGCAGTCTTACGGAGGAGCTGCATACGACGTTGCTCGCCGCAGAGCTGGTCTCCTCGTATGTGTGCTATTACGGCTTACCGTACACGTTCCTCATGTTCGCAATTGTATACAGTCCCAGCTACACGCATTGGAGGAGGGGCTGGCTGCCTTGGGTGCTGCTTACTCCGCCGCTCGCCTCCTTGCTGCTCGTACCGAAGCCAGGTGACCCGATACCGTACTTGTACGTATGCGCTTGGGTGACGCCGTATATCGTGATCGGCATCGTGCTGCTGATCGCCGCCGTGCTGCAGGAGCGCAATTCGTTTCTTCGCCGCAGCCGCATCTTGGTTGCGACCGCGGCGGCGCCGACGCTATTATTCACCTTATTCACCTCCTACCTCATTCCGGCCTTCTTCGGCATCTATGAGCTGTGGCGATATAATGCGGTGCTGATTGCGTTCACGATAGCGGTCATTCTCATCTCCAGCTTCCGGTATAGCTTCATGGGGCTGCAGATCTCGATTCAGAATCAGAGGCTCGATTATACGCTGCGAGCGATTACGTCCGGTACGTCGATCCTGAATCATGCGATTAAGAATGATGTAGGTAAAATTCGGCTGTTCGGCGAGAAAATGAAAGCGGATGCCGAGGACGGCCTGCTCACTCCCGAGGAGCTGACACGCGATGTTGAGGTCATCCTGAAGGCTTCCCAGCACATCTACGATATGATCTATCGTATTCAAGGACAGACGCAGGAGGTCGAGCTACGTCTGGAGAAGGTCGATCCGATTCAGCTGATGCAAGAGTGTATCGAGATGATGGCGCCCGAGCAGCAAGGGGTAACGGTGCAGACGCATTATACATATAACGGGTCGCTGCTGGCAGATCGCGCACACTTGATTGAGGTGTGGACGAACGTCATGACGAACGCTTTGGAAGCGATGCCCAGCGGCGGCATGCTGACCGTGGCCATTAGCGAGACGAAGCGGAAGATTGTCGTCGAGGTGAAGGACAACGGCGAAGGGATGGAGCAGCAGCAGCTCAAGCGCGTATTCGATCCGTTCTATACGACGAAGTCGGGGAGACGGATGAATTTTGGCCTCGGGCTGTCGTATTGCTATGCCATTGTGCAGAAGCACAAAGGAACGATGAACATCCACAGCAAGCGCGGCGAAGGGACGAGCGTCTTCATGCAGTTTCCGAAGCCGCCCCGTGATGTACAGAGCACGCTTCGATAG
- the abc-f gene encoding ribosomal protection-like ABC-F family protein: protein MITVTNVTLRYGKRALFEDVNIKFTPGNCYGLIGANGAGKSTFLKILSGEMEANKGEVSITPGERMAVLKQNHFEYDEFEVLKTVIQGHARLWQIMSEKDALYAKPDFSEDDGMRAAELEGEFQELDGWQAESDAAELLIGLGIPKELHDVQMKELDGNQKVRVLLAQALFGNPNILLLDEPTNHLDIESVRWLENFLSRFEGTVIVVSHDRHFLNQVCTHIADIDFSKIQLYVGNYDFWYESSQLALKLVREQNKKVEEKRKELEEFIRRFSANASKSKQATSRKKTLEKLTLEDIKPSTRKYPFIKFQPEREAGKQLLTVERLTKTIDGEIVLNDISFTVNKGDKIALVGPNGIAKSTLFQILMGEVEADSGEYSWGITTTQAYFPKDNSAYFDTDMNLVDWLRQYSKEQDESYLRGFLGRMLFSGEEALKKASVLSGGEKVRCMLSKMMMSGANVLLLDEPTNHLDLESITALNNGMIDFDGTMMFVSHDHQFVQTVANRIIELTPTGLIDKVISYDEFLESDEIKRQREAAYAGV from the coding sequence ATGATTACAGTAACGAATGTCACTTTACGATACGGCAAACGCGCCTTGTTCGAGGACGTTAACATCAAGTTCACACCGGGCAACTGCTACGGCTTGATCGGCGCGAACGGAGCGGGCAAGTCAACATTCCTGAAGATTCTGTCCGGCGAGATGGAGGCGAATAAGGGCGAGGTCAGCATCACACCGGGCGAGCGGATGGCGGTGCTGAAGCAGAACCACTTCGAATACGACGAGTTCGAGGTGCTGAAGACCGTTATTCAAGGGCATGCCCGCCTGTGGCAGATTATGTCCGAGAAGGATGCGCTGTATGCGAAGCCGGATTTCTCCGAGGATGATGGTATGCGCGCGGCGGAGCTCGAGGGCGAGTTCCAGGAGCTGGACGGCTGGCAAGCGGAGTCTGATGCGGCGGAGCTGCTCATCGGTCTTGGCATTCCGAAGGAGCTGCACGACGTGCAGATGAAGGAGCTCGACGGCAACCAGAAGGTACGCGTTCTCTTGGCGCAGGCGTTGTTCGGCAACCCGAACATCCTGCTGCTCGATGAGCCGACGAACCATTTGGACATTGAGTCTGTACGCTGGCTGGAAAATTTCTTGTCCCGCTTCGAGGGCACCGTCATCGTCGTATCCCATGACCGTCACTTCCTGAATCAGGTGTGTACGCACATTGCGGATATTGACTTCAGCAAAATTCAGCTGTACGTCGGTAACTACGACTTCTGGTACGAGTCCAGCCAGCTGGCACTCAAGCTCGTACGCGAGCAGAACAAGAAGGTCGAGGAGAAGCGCAAGGAGCTCGAGGAGTTCATTCGCCGCTTCAGCGCGAACGCTTCGAAGTCCAAGCAGGCGACGTCCCGTAAGAAGACGCTCGAGAAGCTTACGCTCGAGGACATTAAGCCTTCGACGCGTAAATATCCGTTCATCAAGTTCCAGCCGGAGCGCGAGGCGGGCAAGCAGCTGCTGACAGTTGAGCGACTGACTAAGACAATCGACGGTGAGATTGTACTGAACGACATCTCGTTCACGGTCAATAAGGGCGACAAGATTGCACTTGTTGGACCAAATGGTATTGCGAAGTCGACGCTGTTCCAGATTCTGATGGGTGAGGTCGAAGCGGATTCCGGCGAATATAGCTGGGGCATCACGACGACGCAGGCGTACTTCCCGAAGGACAACTCGGCCTACTTCGATACCGATATGAACCTGGTTGACTGGCTGCGTCAATATTCGAAGGAGCAGGATGAGTCGTACCTGCGCGGCTTCCTCGGTCGCATGCTGTTCTCCGGCGAAGAGGCTCTCAAGAAGGCGAGCGTTCTGTCTGGGGGCGAGAAGGTGCGCTGCATGCTGTCCAAGATGATGATGAGCGGCGCGAACGTGCTGCTGCTCGACGAGCCGACGAACCATCTCGACCTCGAGTCGATTACGGCGCTGAACAACGGGATGATCGATTTCGACGGGACGATGATGTTCGTCTCCCATGACCATCAGTTCGTGCAGACGGTCGCGAACCGGATCATCGAGCTGACGCCGACTGGCTTGATCGACAAGGTCATCTCCTATGACGAGTTCCTGGAGAGCGATGAGATCAAGAGACAGCGTGAGGCAGCGTACGCAGGTGTGTAG